In one Panulirus ornatus isolate Po-2019 chromosome 25, ASM3632096v1, whole genome shotgun sequence genomic region, the following are encoded:
- the LOC139757192 gene encoding uncharacterized protein isoform X1, producing MGQKSPSSSSSSSRLRRFAVVATAATVVVVVIVVVVLCLSSRETPRDWEDPGCGTPSDDDCFQEMLQGSPPWDDPQLLQVVKEEFLWPPEVSSPTRPHRHPLSPEDTEILKVIRAKFGEVKFVVGVMGVSLGLVEGLVGVEAESSGLTKGVGATGLWVDPKPEDQPGQSPLPHLWYSHACLTSSVPYMNKMGHQCFSLASLLHAAGRPSVDLVLGHALHPARLLPALCADYDHPVKAVLVQTTGHLAPLLDQYRDKVESYGAIGNNTMIYLRN from the exons ATGGGACAGAAGtcgccctcctcttcctcctcctcctcacg GCTCCGGCGCTTCGCTGTGGTGGCGACGGCTGctactgtggtggttgtagtgattgtggtggtggtactatGTCTCTCCTCCCGCGAGACCCCGAGGGACTGGGAAGATCCTGGTTGTGGCACTCCTTCAG ACGACGACTGCTTCCAGGAGATGCTCCAGGGCTCGCCACCGTGGGACGACCCTCAGCTACtgcaggtggtgaaggaggagttcCTATGGCCTCCTGAGGTTTCCTCaccaaccaggcctcacagacaccCACTCTCGCCGGAGGACACAGAGATCCTGAAGGTGATCAGGGCGAAG TTTGGCGAGGTGAAGTTCGTGGTGGGCGTGATGGGCGTGTCTCTAGGGCTTGTTGAGGGTTTGGTGGGTGTGGAGGCCGAGTCTTCGGGGCTGACTAAGGGCGTGGGTGCTACAGGACTGTGGGTGGACCCCAAGCCAGAGGATCAACCAGGACAGTCACCCCTCCCACATCTCTGGTACTCCCACGCTTGCCTCACATCCTCCGTGCCCTACATG AACAAGATGGGACACCAGTGCTTCAGTCTGGCCTCACTGCTCCATGCCGCGGGCCGACCCAGTGTTGACCTGGTGCTGGGGCATGCCTTACACCCGGCCAGGCTATTGCCTGCCCTCTGTGCCGATTACGATCATCCTGTAAAG GCTGTGTTGGTCCAGACCACTGGACACCTGGCCCCGTTACTGGACCAGTACAGAGACAAGGTAGAATCCTACGGGGCCATTGGTAACAACACTATGATTTACCTCAGGAACTAA
- the LOC139757192 gene encoding uncharacterized protein isoform X2: MLQGSPPWDDPQLLQVVKEEFLWPPEVSSPTRPHRHPLSPEDTEILKVIRAKFGEVKFVVGVMGVSLGLVEGLVGVEAESSGLTKGVGATGLWVDPKPEDQPGQSPLPHLWYSHACLTSSVPYMNKMGHQCFSLASLLHAAGRPSVDLVLGHALHPARLLPALCADYDHPVKAVLVQTTGHLAPLLDQYRDKVESYGAIGNNTMIYLRN; the protein is encoded by the exons ATGCTCCAGGGCTCGCCACCGTGGGACGACCCTCAGCTACtgcaggtggtgaaggaggagttcCTATGGCCTCCTGAGGTTTCCTCaccaaccaggcctcacagacaccCACTCTCGCCGGAGGACACAGAGATCCTGAAGGTGATCAGGGCGAAG TTTGGCGAGGTGAAGTTCGTGGTGGGCGTGATGGGCGTGTCTCTAGGGCTTGTTGAGGGTTTGGTGGGTGTGGAGGCCGAGTCTTCGGGGCTGACTAAGGGCGTGGGTGCTACAGGACTGTGGGTGGACCCCAAGCCAGAGGATCAACCAGGACAGTCACCCCTCCCACATCTCTGGTACTCCCACGCTTGCCTCACATCCTCCGTGCCCTACATG AACAAGATGGGACACCAGTGCTTCAGTCTGGCCTCACTGCTCCATGCCGCGGGCCGACCCAGTGTTGACCTGGTGCTGGGGCATGCCTTACACCCGGCCAGGCTATTGCCTGCCCTCTGTGCCGATTACGATCATCCTGTAAAG GCTGTGTTGGTCCAGACCACTGGACACCTGGCCCCGTTACTGGACCAGTACAGAGACAAGGTAGAATCCTACGGGGCCATTGGTAACAACACTATGATTTACCTCAGGAACTAA